One segment of Carya illinoinensis cultivar Pawnee chromosome 1, C.illinoinensisPawnee_v1, whole genome shotgun sequence DNA contains the following:
- the LOC122306106 gene encoding glutathione S-transferase T3-like: protein MHPSGATELDKIDKAKILYRETQKTNFTLDHCWNLLRNQPKWQTHMESVRRRDNVSRSGSTLNSIQLEDLMENVPVECERPLGKKSEKEREKKRKSREREDKEFSEALRDMTDDRKIMLLERKESIMRLENRNSELLAIKKKKVEMEIKAQEERSIILAEKKRKNDMEIMKLDIGSMNSLQQEYFHNLQMEIIEEQRNKAISRT, encoded by the exons ATGCATCCAAGCGGTGCAACCGAGCTAGACAAG ATTGACAAGGCAAAAATTTTGTACCGAGAGACCCAAAAAACCAACTTCACCTTGGATCATTGTTGGAATCTTTTAAGGAATCAACCGAAATGGCAAACACACATGGAGAGTGTAAGAAGAAGAGACAACGTCTCACGTTCAGGTAGTACTCTAAACTCAATACAATTAGAGGACCTAATGGAAAATGTGCCCGTGGAGTGTGAGAGACCTTTGggaaaaaaatctgaaaaagaaagagagaaaaaaagaaaaagtagggAAAGAGAAGATAAAGAATTTAGTGAAGCCTTAAGAGACATGACAGATGATAGGAAGATTATGCTGttggagagaaaagaaagcataATGAGGTTAGAAAACCGCAATTCTGAGTTATTGGCtattaagaagaaaaaggttgaaatggaaattaaggCTCAAGAAGAAAGATCTATAATATTAGctgaaaagaagaggaaaaatgatATGGAAATTATGAAATTGGATATTGGTTCCATGAATTCTTTGCAGCAAGAGTATTTCcataatcttcaaatggaaattattgaggaacaaagaaataagGCCATATCTCGTACATAG